In Paenibacillus sonchi, a single genomic region encodes these proteins:
- a CDS encoding cyclic lactone autoinducer peptide, giving the protein MKKKHLEVIAAMAQMAIRQANNTASRYWSYQPQAPEGIKSFHAGK; this is encoded by the coding sequence ATGAAGAAAAAGCATCTTGAGGTTATAGCAGCTATGGCGCAAATGGCAATCAGACAGGCCAATAACACAGCTTCGCGTTACTGGTCCTATCAACCGCAGGCTCCAGAAGGAATCAAATCTTTTCATGCAGGTAAATAA
- a CDS encoding accessory gene regulator B family protein encodes MVKQMAEKLSRRLVANHIITMEDRRFYTYGLELILNDILIFVVIAVISVVTNTIGITAIFTVVFCVLRAFTGGYHSKSYLGCFLITLLNYLAMLWVVSNLDAAGLAVGCGMMFLATAVIWRLAPIEHRNNPFGDDEKRNTKESAGF; translated from the coding sequence ATGGTCAAGCAGATGGCAGAGAAGCTAAGTCGGCGCTTGGTAGCAAACCATATTATCACCATGGAGGACAGGAGATTTTATACATATGGCCTTGAATTGATTCTAAATGATATTTTGATTTTTGTAGTGATTGCCGTTATCTCTGTTGTTACAAATACGATAGGAATTACAGCCATCTTCACTGTTGTGTTTTGCGTGCTGCGTGCCTTCACTGGAGGATACCACAGCAAATCCTATCTCGGGTGCTTCTTAATTACGTTGCTGAATTATTTGGCGATGTTATGGGTAGTTTCCAACCTGGATGCTGCAGGATTAGCTGTTGGGTGTGGAATGATGTTTTTGGCTACAGCGGTTATTTGGAGGCTGGCACCCATTGAACATAGGAATAACCCCTTCGGTGACGATGAAAAAAGAAATACAAAAGAATCAGCAGGATTCTGA
- a CDS encoding sensor histidine kinase, which translates to MIVQQLYKDSIFIKIFLVVLTNYVIIISDIMAGNLLSLAYRTGIDCMISEISGLTITFSVFSKMIAVVLVALYIRFFKKLDFNISTKYWVIMDLVVGFFVVVMNFFMMVNRMLQHEGSLYSLLMFRISICFLLMSVLIIYLFGEICLFYQKEQHRYTLDLQNRALEHQLAFQETAASDLKRIRHDIQNNLANIGYLLKENYIEESVKYINAISDTLEATKSVISCGNKYIDSILNYELALCKKMNIDVRFQIDTIPELGIPPTELSSIISNVLNNAIEANLKLAEQDRYLSVKMFCYKNFLSIVVENPYNHTLLEAGGMLKTTKKNKLYHGQGLKSIRTSVQYCGGTFKYSYESNVFTSTIIIPLTKQNVGDALWSSRWQRS; encoded by the coding sequence ATGATCGTTCAACAATTATATAAAGACAGTATCTTCATCAAGATATTTTTGGTGGTACTTACTAACTATGTAATTATTATTAGCGATATTATGGCCGGTAACTTGTTGTCTCTGGCATACCGGACCGGCATAGATTGCATGATCTCAGAAATCTCTGGTTTAACGATAACCTTTTCTGTATTTTCCAAGATGATTGCTGTTGTGCTTGTGGCCTTATACATCCGTTTTTTTAAGAAGCTCGACTTTAATATATCAACTAAATATTGGGTTATTATGGATCTTGTTGTAGGTTTTTTTGTGGTTGTGATGAACTTTTTTATGATGGTTAACCGGATGCTGCAGCATGAGGGCTCCCTGTATTCATTATTGATGTTTAGAATATCTATCTGTTTCCTCCTCATGTCTGTATTAATCATCTATCTTTTTGGCGAGATTTGCTTGTTTTATCAGAAAGAGCAGCACAGATATACGCTTGATTTACAGAATAGGGCACTGGAGCATCAACTGGCCTTTCAAGAAACGGCAGCTTCCGACTTAAAGAGAATAAGGCATGATATACAGAATAACCTTGCGAATATAGGCTATTTATTGAAGGAAAACTACATTGAGGAGTCCGTGAAGTATATCAATGCGATTTCGGATACCCTGGAAGCGACGAAGTCAGTAATCAGCTGCGGCAACAAATATATCGATTCCATCTTGAATTATGAGCTTGCTTTGTGCAAAAAAATGAATATCGACGTACGGTTTCAGATTGATACTATCCCGGAGTTAGGCATTCCGCCTACGGAGTTATCTTCTATCATTTCTAATGTTCTTAACAATGCTATTGAGGCAAATCTAAAGCTCGCCGAGCAGGACAGATATCTTTCCGTGAAGATGTTCTGCTATAAGAACTTCTTGTCGATTGTAGTCGAAAATCCCTATAACCACACTCTATTGGAGGCTGGCGGGATGCTGAAAACAACTAAAAAAAACAAGTTATATCATGGCCAGGGATTAAAATCGATAAGAACCTCAGTTCAATATTGCGGCGGGACTTTTAAGTATTCATATGAGAGCAATGTATTTACGTCAACAATTATTATACCGCTAACCAAACAAAATGTAGGGGATGCTTTATGGTCAAGCAGATGGCAGAGAAGCTAA
- a CDS encoding LytR/AlgR family response regulator transcription factor — translation MLNVALCDDDSRFLDGILPLIKKSLTALKIKASIYLFTNANTLIQRFEEYNPYFDIIFLDIDMPLMNGKEVARRLRLIDQKFKLVFITSFEQEALNTFQFNVSGFLPKLLLDKRMPAVIERVANAIYEENPQTQIFKINVNDNRNRIIKVPLNDIMYLESINRKIYLHTKRKAYVLHCYKFMDLIEQYKNLGFVEIYRTCIVNLKYIFSIDDLEIRLDNGTTLPLSRRKRQNVLDNFCEIISEIKRC, via the coding sequence ATGTTAAATGTGGCATTGTGTGATGATGACAGCCGTTTTTTAGATGGAATTCTTCCTTTAATCAAGAAGTCGCTCACAGCTTTAAAGATCAAAGCTTCCATCTATCTATTTACAAATGCGAATACACTGATCCAAAGATTTGAAGAATACAACCCTTATTTTGATATCATTTTCCTGGATATAGATATGCCGCTGATGAACGGAAAGGAGGTGGCTAGAAGACTTCGTCTTATTGATCAAAAATTTAAGTTGGTGTTCATCACTTCATTCGAGCAGGAGGCTTTGAATACATTCCAATTTAATGTAAGCGGTTTTTTACCCAAATTATTGTTGGACAAACGTATGCCGGCAGTAATTGAACGAGTAGCCAATGCTATATATGAAGAAAACCCGCAGACGCAAATTTTCAAAATCAATGTTAACGACAACAGGAATAGGATTATCAAAGTACCTCTGAATGACATCATGTATCTCGAAAGTATTAACAGAAAAATTTACTTGCATACCAAAAGAAAAGCATATGTATTGCATTGTTATAAGTTTATGGACTTAATTGAACAATACAAAAATCTGGGGTTTGTTGAGATTTACAGAACCTGTATAGTGAATCTGAAATACATATTTTCCATCGATGATCTTGAAATCCGGTTGGATAACGGTACTACTCTACCCTTAAGCAGAAGAAAAAGACAAAACGTTCTCGACAATTTTTGCGAGATTATTAGTGAGATCAAGAGATGCTAG
- a CDS encoding CueP family metal-binding protein encodes MKNKMLVTAAGLVVVIALGAYMFAGNADKKESGQTDTQAVGGDVQTAAMDTPGLKQLVQDFSSRSKKAESASISSTQLIVKESDGKSAAYALPADEFFVSIAPYVDQTHPCATHSLTGCQGELTEEEFNISVTDSDGTVIMDNETVKSQPNGFIDLWLPRDRTYQVTIEHDGKQAESEISTFEKDDTCVTTMQLG; translated from the coding sequence ATGAAGAATAAAATGCTGGTAACCGCTGCCGGGTTGGTAGTTGTTATTGCCTTAGGAGCATACATGTTCGCGGGAAATGCAGACAAGAAAGAGTCGGGTCAAACGGATACACAAGCCGTCGGGGGAGATGTGCAAACTGCTGCAATGGATACGCCGGGACTGAAGCAATTGGTGCAAGATTTCAGCAGCCGCAGCAAAAAAGCGGAGTCCGCGTCCATTTCATCCACACAGCTGATTGTGAAGGAGAGCGATGGCAAGTCGGCAGCCTACGCATTGCCGGCCGATGAATTTTTTGTCTCTATCGCGCCTTACGTGGACCAAACCCATCCGTGCGCAACCCACAGCCTGACCGGCTGCCAGGGCGAGCTGACAGAGGAAGAGTTCAACATCTCGGTTACAGACTCGGACGGCACAGTAATTATGGACAACGAAACGGTGAAATCCCAGCCCAACGGCTTCATTGATCTGTGGCTGCCCCGGGACCGGACCTATCAAGTTACCATTGAACATGACGGCAAACAGGCAGAGTCCGAGATTTCCACGTTTGAGAAGGACGATACTTGTGTGACTACAATGCAGTTGGGGTGA